The following proteins are co-located in the Hypomesus transpacificus isolate Combined female chromosome 23, fHypTra1, whole genome shotgun sequence genome:
- the hao2 gene encoding hydroxyacid oxidase 2 isoform X1, with translation MSISRCGCYREGGRCAEMAMVCLTDFEVYAKEHLSKATWDYYAAGADECCTRDDNLLAYKRIRLRPRVLRDVSVSDTRTTVLGTEISFPVGIAPTAFHCLAWPEGEVATARATESVNTCYITSTYSTCSVEEIVAAAPTGYRWFQLYVYRDRKLSEQLVNRVEALGYKALVLTVDVPYTGKRRSDIRNQFQLPPHLKVKNFDGVFQEAAGPEEYGVPANTLDPSISWKDVYWLQSLTRLPIIIKGILTKEDAELAVEHGVQGIIVSNHGGRQLDGGPATIDVLSEIVDTVQGRIEVYLDGGIRTGSDVLKAVALGAKCVFIGRPAVWGLAYKGEDGVKEVLQILNDEFRLSMALSGCRNVAEINKNLIQLAKL, from the exons ATGAGCATCTCTCGTTGTGGCTGTTACCG AGAGGGTGGGCGCTGTGCCGAGATGGCTATGGTGTGTCTCACAGACTTCGAGGTGTATGCCAAGGAGCACCTGTCCAAGGCCACCTGGGACTACTACGCCGCCGGAGCAGACGAATGCTGCACCAGGGATGACAATCTACTGGCCTACAAACG gATCCGTCTGAGACCGCGCGTACTGCGGGACGTGTCCGTGAGCGACACCAGGACCACGGTCCTGGGCACGGAGATCAGCTTCCCCGTGGGCATTGCACCAACAGCCTTCCACTGTCTGGCCTGGCCTGAGGGAGAGGTGGCCACTGCTAGGG CTACGGAGTCTGTGAACACCTGCTACATCACCAGCACCTACTCGACCTGCTCGGTGGAAGAAATTGTGGCTGCAGCTCCTACCGGCTACCGCTGGTTCCAGCTGTACGTGTACCGGGACCGCAAGCTGTCCGAGCAGCTTGTCAACCGGGTAGAGGCGCTGGGATACAAGGCCCTCGTCCTCACTGTTGACGTTCCCTACACCGGGAAGCGCCGTAGCGACATACGCAACCAGTTCCAGCTACCTCCACATCTGAAAGTGAAGAACTTTGATGGGGTCTTCCAG GAGGCCGCTGGGCCAGAGGAGTACGGGGTCCCGGCCAACACCCTGGACCCCTCCATCAGCTGGAAGGACGTGTACTGGCTGCAATCCCTCACCCGCCTGCCCATCATCATCAAGGGCATCCTGACCAAGGAGGACGCTGAGCTGGCCGTGGAGCACGGCGTCCAGGGCATCATCGTGTCCAATCACGGGGGTCGGCAGCTAGATGGAGGTCCGGCCACG ATAGATGTCTTGTCTGAGATCGTGGACACGGtgcagggcaggatcgaggtgTACCTGGACGGAGGGATCCGCACAGGCAGCGACGTGCTGAAGGCCGTGGCCCTGGGAGCCAAGTGTGTGTTCATTGGCCGGCCAGCCGTGTGGGGCCTTGCCTACAAG GGTGAAGATGGGGTGAAGGAAGTACTGCAGATTTTAAATGATGAGTTCCGTCTGTCCATGGCTTTATCTG GGTGCAGGAACGTGGCTGAGATAAACAAGAATCTGATTCAGTTAGCCAAACTTTGA
- the hao2 gene encoding hydroxyacid oxidase 2 isoform X2 — MSSNREGGRCAEMAMVCLTDFEVYAKEHLSKATWDYYAAGADECCTRDDNLLAYKRIRLRPRVLRDVSVSDTRTTVLGTEISFPVGIAPTAFHCLAWPEGEVATARATESVNTCYITSTYSTCSVEEIVAAAPTGYRWFQLYVYRDRKLSEQLVNRVEALGYKALVLTVDVPYTGKRRSDIRNQFQLPPHLKVKNFDGVFQEAAGPEEYGVPANTLDPSISWKDVYWLQSLTRLPIIIKGILTKEDAELAVEHGVQGIIVSNHGGRQLDGGPATIDVLSEIVDTVQGRIEVYLDGGIRTGSDVLKAVALGAKCVFIGRPAVWGLAYKGEDGVKEVLQILNDEFRLSMALSGCRNVAEINKNLIQLAKL; from the exons ATGTCATCTAATAG AGAGGGTGGGCGCTGTGCCGAGATGGCTATGGTGTGTCTCACAGACTTCGAGGTGTATGCCAAGGAGCACCTGTCCAAGGCCACCTGGGACTACTACGCCGCCGGAGCAGACGAATGCTGCACCAGGGATGACAATCTACTGGCCTACAAACG gATCCGTCTGAGACCGCGCGTACTGCGGGACGTGTCCGTGAGCGACACCAGGACCACGGTCCTGGGCACGGAGATCAGCTTCCCCGTGGGCATTGCACCAACAGCCTTCCACTGTCTGGCCTGGCCTGAGGGAGAGGTGGCCACTGCTAGGG CTACGGAGTCTGTGAACACCTGCTACATCACCAGCACCTACTCGACCTGCTCGGTGGAAGAAATTGTGGCTGCAGCTCCTACCGGCTACCGCTGGTTCCAGCTGTACGTGTACCGGGACCGCAAGCTGTCCGAGCAGCTTGTCAACCGGGTAGAGGCGCTGGGATACAAGGCCCTCGTCCTCACTGTTGACGTTCCCTACACCGGGAAGCGCCGTAGCGACATACGCAACCAGTTCCAGCTACCTCCACATCTGAAAGTGAAGAACTTTGATGGGGTCTTCCAG GAGGCCGCTGGGCCAGAGGAGTACGGGGTCCCGGCCAACACCCTGGACCCCTCCATCAGCTGGAAGGACGTGTACTGGCTGCAATCCCTCACCCGCCTGCCCATCATCATCAAGGGCATCCTGACCAAGGAGGACGCTGAGCTGGCCGTGGAGCACGGCGTCCAGGGCATCATCGTGTCCAATCACGGGGGTCGGCAGCTAGATGGAGGTCCGGCCACG ATAGATGTCTTGTCTGAGATCGTGGACACGGtgcagggcaggatcgaggtgTACCTGGACGGAGGGATCCGCACAGGCAGCGACGTGCTGAAGGCCGTGGCCCTGGGAGCCAAGTGTGTGTTCATTGGCCGGCCAGCCGTGTGGGGCCTTGCCTACAAG GGTGAAGATGGGGTGAAGGAAGTACTGCAGATTTTAAATGATGAGTTCCGTCTGTCCATGGCTTTATCTG GGTGCAGGAACGTGGCTGAGATAAACAAGAATCTGATTCAGTTAGCCAAACTTTGA
- the si:rp71-68n21.9 gene encoding kelch-like protein 13 isoform X2 encodes MLEGDRRVSLLRRITSRSSSQRHQQQRQQIPEHMGGDDSGPGKLHRRLSRLGSRNHNRAPPPQPAPPPQPAQPPQPAQPPQAAQPNRPSAQEDRPAPPVPKPLPPAQSELASKAGETPSKLTPVTQKPKPPPRPLNRVFSSTAHGAAILQGLEQLRGDKALCDVTLVPGDSSDTFPVHRVIMASASDYFKAMFTGGMREQEMREIKLHGVSKTGLKNIIDFIYTSRVNLCLANLQDTLEAANFLQVLPVLGFCNELLSSEITIDNCIEVERIAADMLLEEVQVNIGEFVCQNLPDLVQSGRYLQLSQTSLAYALASDSLKGFSEMELYRIARAWLDHDPPARRSSVYALMRHIRFPLMSPMELMQISQEDEGTNGNTVMRSDTACVNLLLEASNYQMMPFLQPALQTERTRIRSDARHLLALGGVMRQQLVVSRELRLYDEESGHWRALQPMEVPRYQHGVALLGGFLYIVGGQSTYDTKGKTAVDSAYRYDPRFNRWLQVASLNEKRTFFHLSALKGRIFAVGGRNASGEIDSVECYDLRKNEWTFVSHMIEPHYGHAGTVHGELMWHHPRHVSEGAVLLRPRHRLLEPEGGHDRAAWPALHVHCGRPPLCHGR; translated from the exons ATGCTGGAGGGCGACCGGAGAGTGAGTCTGTTGAGGAGGATAACTTCAAG GAGTTCTTCACAGAGACATCAGCAGCAACGCCAACAAATACCAGAGCACATGGG CGGAGATGACAGTGGACCGGGGAAACTGCACCGCAGGTTGTCTCGTCTGGGGAGCCGGAACCACAACagagccccgcccccccagcctgccccgcccccccagcctGCCCAACCCCCCCAGCCTGCCCAACCCCCCCAAGCTGCCCAGCCAAACAGACCCTCTGCTCAGGAGGACAGACCAGCACCTCCTGTTCCTAAACCTCTACCCCCAGCACAATCAGAACTAGCCTCCAAAGCTGGTGAGACCCCCTCAAAACTCACCCCTGTCACACAGAAGCCAAAACCCCCCCCTCGGCCCCTGAATAGGGTGTTCAGCAGCACAGCGCATGGGGCGGCCATCTTGCAG GGACTTGAGCAGCTCAGAGGAGACAAGGCACTGTGTGACGTCACCCTGGTGCCGGGGGACAGCAGTGACACGTTTCCAGTGCACCGAGTCATCATGGCATCCGCCAGTGACTACTTCAAGGCCATGTTCACAG GGGGAATGAGAGAGCAGGAGATGAGGGAGATCAAGCTGCACGGCGTGAGCAAAACAGGCCTAAAGAACATCATAGACTTCATCTACACCTCCAGGGTGAACCTCTGCTTGGCCAACCTCCAGGACACACTGGAGGCGGCCAACTTCCTGCAGGTGCTGCCTGTCCTGGGGTTCTGCAACGAGCTCCTGAGCAGCGAG ATCACCATCGATAACTGCATAGAGGTGGAGCGCATCGCCGCAGACATGCtcctggaggaggtgcaggTGAACATCGGGGAGTTTGTGTGTCAGAACCTCCCGGATCTGGTGCAGAGCGGCCGCTACCTGCAGCTCTCCCAGACCAGCCTGGCTTATGCCCTAGCCAGCGACTCCTTGAAGGGTTTCTCCGAGATGGAGCTGTACCGCATTGCCAGGGCCTGGCTGGACCACGACCCGCCCGCCCGCCGCTCCTCCGTCTACGCCCTGATGCGCCACATCCGCTTCCCCCTCATGAGCCCCATGGAGCTCATGCAAATctcccaggaggacgagggcacCAACGGGAACACCGTGATGCGCTCCGACACTGCCTGCGTCAACCTCCTGCTGGAGGCCAGCAACTACCAGATGATGCCCTTCCTCCAGCCGGCACTGCAGACCGAGCGCACGCGCATCCGGTCGGACGCCAGGCACCTGCTGGCGCTGGGCGGCGTGATGCGGCAGCAGCTGGTGGTGAGCCGAGAGCTGCGTCTCTACGATGAGGAGAGCGGCCACTGGAGGGCGCTCCAGCCCATGGAGGTGCCTCGCTATCAGCATGGCGTGGCGCTGCTAGGGGGCTTCCTCTACATTGTCGGGGGCCAAAGCACCTATGACACCAAGGGCAAGACGGCGGTGGACAGCGCGTACCGATACGACCCGCGCTTCAACAGGTGGCTGCAGGTAGCGTCGCTGAACGAGAAGAGGACCTTCTTCCACTTGAGCGCTCTCAAGGGGAGGATCTTTGCTGTGGGGGGTAGGAACGCCTCGGGAGAGATTG ACTCAGTGGAGTGCTACGACCTTAGGAAGAACGAGTGGACGTTTGTGTCGCATATGATTGAGCCCCACTACGGCCACGCAGGGACCGTCCATGGGGAGCTGAT GTGGCATCACCCGAGACACGTTTCAGAAGGAGCTGTATTGCTACGACCCCGACACAGACTCCTGGAGCCGGAGGGCGGACATGACAGAGCTGCGTGGCCTGCACTGCATGTGCACTGTGGGCGACCGCCTCTTTGTCATGGGCGGTAA
- the si:rp71-68n21.9 gene encoding kelch-like protein 9 isoform X1, with product MLEGDRRVSLLRRITSRSSSQRHQQQRQQIPEHMGGDDSGPGKLHRRLSRLGSRNHNRAPPPQPAPPPQPAQPPQPAQPPQAAQPNRPSAQEDRPAPPVPKPLPPAQSELASKAGETPSKLTPVTQKPKPPPRPLNRVFSSTAHGAAILQGLEQLRGDKALCDVTLVPGDSSDTFPVHRVIMASASDYFKAMFTGGMREQEMREIKLHGVSKTGLKNIIDFIYTSRVNLCLANLQDTLEAANFLQVLPVLGFCNELLSSEITIDNCIEVERIAADMLLEEVQVNIGEFVCQNLPDLVQSGRYLQLSQTSLAYALASDSLKGFSEMELYRIARAWLDHDPPARRSSVYALMRHIRFPLMSPMELMQISQEDEGTNGNTVMRSDTACVNLLLEASNYQMMPFLQPALQTERTRIRSDARHLLALGGVMRQQLVVSRELRLYDEESGHWRALQPMEVPRYQHGVALLGGFLYIVGGQSTYDTKGKTAVDSAYRYDPRFNRWLQVASLNEKRTFFHLSALKGRIFAVGGRNASGEIDSVECYDLRKNEWTFVSHMIEPHYGHAGTVHGELMYVSGGITRDTFQKELYCYDPDTDSWSRRADMTELRGLHCMCTVGDRLFVMGGNHFRGSSDYDDVLGCEYYSPAADQWTVVAAMPRGQSDVGVAVFQDQIYVVGGYSWNSRCMVDIVQRYDPQTDEWDRVFNVLEPLGGIRSCTLTVHLPEGAVDDAQIQDCPLPAAAKT from the exons ATGCTGGAGGGCGACCGGAGAGTGAGTCTGTTGAGGAGGATAACTTCAAG GAGTTCTTCACAGAGACATCAGCAGCAACGCCAACAAATACCAGAGCACATGGG CGGAGATGACAGTGGACCGGGGAAACTGCACCGCAGGTTGTCTCGTCTGGGGAGCCGGAACCACAACagagccccgcccccccagcctgccccgcccccccagcctGCCCAACCCCCCCAGCCTGCCCAACCCCCCCAAGCTGCCCAGCCAAACAGACCCTCTGCTCAGGAGGACAGACCAGCACCTCCTGTTCCTAAACCTCTACCCCCAGCACAATCAGAACTAGCCTCCAAAGCTGGTGAGACCCCCTCAAAACTCACCCCTGTCACACAGAAGCCAAAACCCCCCCCTCGGCCCCTGAATAGGGTGTTCAGCAGCACAGCGCATGGGGCGGCCATCTTGCAG GGACTTGAGCAGCTCAGAGGAGACAAGGCACTGTGTGACGTCACCCTGGTGCCGGGGGACAGCAGTGACACGTTTCCAGTGCACCGAGTCATCATGGCATCCGCCAGTGACTACTTCAAGGCCATGTTCACAG GGGGAATGAGAGAGCAGGAGATGAGGGAGATCAAGCTGCACGGCGTGAGCAAAACAGGCCTAAAGAACATCATAGACTTCATCTACACCTCCAGGGTGAACCTCTGCTTGGCCAACCTCCAGGACACACTGGAGGCGGCCAACTTCCTGCAGGTGCTGCCTGTCCTGGGGTTCTGCAACGAGCTCCTGAGCAGCGAG ATCACCATCGATAACTGCATAGAGGTGGAGCGCATCGCCGCAGACATGCtcctggaggaggtgcaggTGAACATCGGGGAGTTTGTGTGTCAGAACCTCCCGGATCTGGTGCAGAGCGGCCGCTACCTGCAGCTCTCCCAGACCAGCCTGGCTTATGCCCTAGCCAGCGACTCCTTGAAGGGTTTCTCCGAGATGGAGCTGTACCGCATTGCCAGGGCCTGGCTGGACCACGACCCGCCCGCCCGCCGCTCCTCCGTCTACGCCCTGATGCGCCACATCCGCTTCCCCCTCATGAGCCCCATGGAGCTCATGCAAATctcccaggaggacgagggcacCAACGGGAACACCGTGATGCGCTCCGACACTGCCTGCGTCAACCTCCTGCTGGAGGCCAGCAACTACCAGATGATGCCCTTCCTCCAGCCGGCACTGCAGACCGAGCGCACGCGCATCCGGTCGGACGCCAGGCACCTGCTGGCGCTGGGCGGCGTGATGCGGCAGCAGCTGGTGGTGAGCCGAGAGCTGCGTCTCTACGATGAGGAGAGCGGCCACTGGAGGGCGCTCCAGCCCATGGAGGTGCCTCGCTATCAGCATGGCGTGGCGCTGCTAGGGGGCTTCCTCTACATTGTCGGGGGCCAAAGCACCTATGACACCAAGGGCAAGACGGCGGTGGACAGCGCGTACCGATACGACCCGCGCTTCAACAGGTGGCTGCAGGTAGCGTCGCTGAACGAGAAGAGGACCTTCTTCCACTTGAGCGCTCTCAAGGGGAGGATCTTTGCTGTGGGGGGTAGGAACGCCTCGGGAGAGATTG ACTCAGTGGAGTGCTACGACCTTAGGAAGAACGAGTGGACGTTTGTGTCGCATATGATTGAGCCCCACTACGGCCACGCAGGGACCGTCCATGGGGAGCTGATGTACGTCTCAG GTGGCATCACCCGAGACACGTTTCAGAAGGAGCTGTATTGCTACGACCCCGACACAGACTCCTGGAGCCGGAGGGCGGACATGACAGAGCTGCGTGGCCTGCACTGCATGTGCACTGTGGGCGACCGCCTCTTTGTCATGGGCGGTAACCACTTCCGAGGCAGCAGCGACTACGACGACGTGCTGGGCTGTGAGTACTACAGCCCCGCCGCCGACCAGTGGACAGTGGTGGCGGCCATGCCTCGCGGCCAGAGCGACGTGGGCGTGGCTGTGTTCCAGGACCAGATCTATGTGGTGGGCGGCTACTCATGGAACAGCCGCTGCATGGTGGACATTGTGCAGCGCTATGACCCCCAGACAGACGAGTGGGACCGGGTGTTCAACGTCCTAGAGCCCCTGGGGGGCATCCGGTCCTGCACCCTGACTGTGCATCTGCCTGAGGGAGCCGTGGACGACGCCCAGATACAGGACTGCCCGCTGCCTGCGGCTGCCAAGACATGA
- the hsd3b1 gene encoding hydroxy-delta-5-steroid dehydrogenase, 3 beta- and steroid delta-isomerase 1 — protein MSLRGEVCVVTGAGGFLGERLVRLLLEEERLTEIRLLDKHFRPQPLQALEDCRGETKVSVFEGDIRDSNLLRRACQGATLVFHTASLIDVIGTVEYSELHGVNVKGTQLLLEMCIQENVASFIYTSSIEVAGPNPRGDPIINGDEDTPYTSSLKFPYSRTKEEAERVTLQAQHEGLQNGGRLATCALRPMYIYGEGCRFLLGHMADGIKNGDVLYRTSLPEARVNPVYVGNAALGHLQAARSLKDPQKRGTVGGNIYYIADDTPPVSYSDFNHAVMSSLGFRIQERPVLPLPLLYLICFLLETLQALLHPFTRFVPPLNRQLLTMLNTAFSFSYGKAQRDLGYSPKFSWEEARGRTTDWLASQLPKERARIKGK, from the exons ATGTCTCTGAGAGGcgaagtgtgtgtggtgacaggggCTGGTGGATTCCTGGGGGAGAGGTTAGTCCGGCTACTCCTGGAAGAAGAGAGACTTACAGAGATCCGACTGTTGGACAAACACTTCAGACCCCAGCCCTTACAGGCTCTGGAAG ATTGCAGAGGTGAGACAAAGGTGAGTGTTTTTGAGGGGGACATTCGGGACAGTAATCTTCTGAGGAGAGCGTGCCAGGGAGCTACCCTGGTATTCCACACTGCATCCCTCATCGACGTCATTGGGACTGTGGAGTACAGTGAGCTACATGGTGTCAACGTCAAAG GGACCCAGCTACTCCTGGAGATGTGTATCCAGGAGAACGTGGCCTCCTTTATCTACACCAGCAGTATTGAGGTGGCCGGGCCCAATCCCAGGGGCGATCCCATTATCAACGGTGACGAGGACACCCCATACACATCCTCCCTGAAGTTTCCCTACAGCAGAACCAAGGAAGAGGCTGAGCGCGTCACGTTACAAGCCCAGCACGAGGGGCTCCAGAACGGGGGCCGGCTGGCCACCTGCGCCCTCAGGCCCATGTACATCTACGGCGAGGGCTGCCGCTTCTTGCTGGGCCACATGGCTGACGGGATCAAGAACGGGGACGTGCTGTATCGCACCTCACTTCCAGAGGCCCGCGTCAACCCGGTGTATGTGGGAAACGCGGCACTCGGCCACCTCCAGGCAGCCCGCAGCCTCAAGGACCCCCAGAAAAGAGGCACTGTCGGAGGTAACATCTACTACATCGCAGACGACACACCTCCAGTCAGCTATTCTGACTTTAACCACGCCGTGATGTCATCACTCGGGTTCCGCATTCAGGAACGGCCCGTCCTGCCgctgcccctcctctacctcatTTGCTTCCTGCTGGAGACGCTGCAGGCGCTGCTCCACCCCTTCACACGCTTTGTCCCGCCTCTGAACCGCCAGCTGCTCACCATGCTGAACACAGCCTTCAGCTTCTCCTATGGCAAGGCTCAGAGGGATCTCGGCTACTCCCCCAAGTTCAGCTGGGAGGAGGCTCGAGGGCGCACCACCGACTGGCTTGCTTCCCAGCTGCCCAAGGAGAGAGCTCGAATAAAGGGCAAATAG
- the pla1a gene encoding phospholipase A1 member A isoform X2, which translates to MKTVTLLIIAALYITNVVLGEAQNSSSGCADFSNTTWLEYRQGSKLQVHYLLFTRRNAHCPSVFSQDSLNSTRTLFNPFLPTKVIVHGYRALGTKPSWVSVLARALLGVQDVNVVVVDWVYGASFAYNLVVENYKEVAVRISVLINQLQNHGCKLESLHFIGVSLGAHVAGFVGTLFEGKLGRITGLDPAGPMFKGADTFDRLDPSDALFVDAIHTDSDYFGISIPVGHIDFFLNGGMDQAGCARSRFASMYGYVICDHMRALHVYISALNGSCPLIGIPCSSYEDFLKGQCVDCKGVLNGTCPQIGLSDNSGITVSPPPREQRLFLLTMAAPPFCAHHILVELEVSPLDKSAEVEVVLGTQGLPLTEQRLRLETGRTVYRRVVAHPLPLCEIDSILLKNTGARFYRQGDIHFVSVCLSEIPYLRKEEPVCVKNVAVRRGVPWAHDLVQVCGST; encoded by the exons ATGAAAACTGTCACACTACTCATCATTGCGGCACTCTACATTACTAATGTGGTGTTAG GAGAAGCCCAGAACAGCTCCTCAGGCTGTGCTGACTTCAGCAACACCACCTGGCTGGAGTACAGGCAGGGCTCCAAGCTGCAGGTGCACTACCTGCTTTTCACACGCAGAAATGCACACTGCCCCAGCGTCTTCAGCCAGGACTCCCTCaacagcacacgcacactcttCAACCCTTTTCTGCCGACCAAAGTCATTGTCCATGgatacag GGCTCTGGGGACCAAGCCGTCGTGGGTGAGTGTGCTGGCGCGAGCGCTGCTGGGTGTCCAGGATGTGaacgtggtggtggtggactggGTGTACGGAGCCTCCTTCGCCTACAACCTGGTAGTAGAAAACTACAAGGAGGTGGCGGTACGAATCTCTGTCCTCATCAACCAGCTTCAG AATCATGGATGCAAACTGGAATCCTTGCATTTTATTGGTGTTAGTCTGGGAGCACACGTAGCAGGGTTCGTAGGAACCTTGTTCGAGGGGAAGCTGGGAAGAATCACAG GTCTGGATCCAGCTGGCCCAATGTTTAAGGGAGCAGACACCTTTGACCGCCTTGACCCCTCAGATGCACTGTTTGTGGATGCCATCCATACAGACTCTGACT ACTTTGGTATCTCCATCCCAGTTGGCCATATCGACTTCTTCTTAAATGGCGGGATGGACCAAGCTGGGTGCGCTCGGTCCAGGTTTGCTTCAA TGTATGGCTATGTGATATGTGACCACATGAGGGCGCTGCACGTCTACATAAGTGCCCTTAATGGCTCGTGCCCATTGATCGGCATTCCCTGCTCAAGTTATGAAGACTTCCTCAAAGGCCAATGTGTGGACTGCAAGGGTGTCCTTAATGGCACCTGCCCACAAATAG GGTTATCAGACAACAGTGGGATaacagtctctcctcctcccagagaACAAAGACTTTTCCTCCTCACAATGGCAGCCCCCCCTTTCTGTG cACACCACATCCTGGTGGAGTTGGAGGTGTCTCCCCTGGACAAGAGTGCTGAGGTGGAGGTGGTTCTTGGCACTCAGGGTCTGCCTCTGACAGAGCAGAGACTCAGATT agagaCAGGCCGTACTGTGTACAGGAGAGTGGTAGCCCACCCCTTGCCTCTGTGTGAGATCGACTCCATCCTTCTGAAGAACACGGGTGCTCGGTTCTACAGACAGGGAGATATCCACTTTGTGTCCGTGTGCTTGTCGGAGATTCCCTACCTCAG GAAGGAGGAGCCGGTGTGCGTGAAGAACGTTGCTGTACGCCGTGGAGTTCCGTGGGCCCATGACttggtgcaggtgtgtgggaGCACCTGA
- the pla1a gene encoding phospholipase A1 member A isoform X1 → MKTVTLLIIAALYITNVVLGEAQNSSSGCADFSNTTWLEYRQGSKLQVHYLLFTRRNAHCPSVFSQDSLNSTRTLFNPFLPTKVIVHGYRALGTKPSWVSVLARALLGVQDVNVVVVDWVYGASFAYNLVVENYKEVAVRISVLINQLQNHGCKLESLHFIGVSLGAHVAGFVGTLFEGKLGRITGLDPAGPMFKGADTFDRLDPSDALFVDAIHTDSDYFGISIPVGHIDFFLNGGMDQAGCARSRFASILVYFPVYGYVICDHMRALHVYISALNGSCPLIGIPCSSYEDFLKGQCVDCKGVLNGTCPQIGLSDNSGITVSPPPREQRLFLLTMAAPPFCAHHILVELEVSPLDKSAEVEVVLGTQGLPLTEQRLRLETGRTVYRRVVAHPLPLCEIDSILLKNTGARFYRQGDIHFVSVCLSEIPYLRKEEPVCVKNVAVRRGVPWAHDLVQVCGST, encoded by the exons ATGAAAACTGTCACACTACTCATCATTGCGGCACTCTACATTACTAATGTGGTGTTAG GAGAAGCCCAGAACAGCTCCTCAGGCTGTGCTGACTTCAGCAACACCACCTGGCTGGAGTACAGGCAGGGCTCCAAGCTGCAGGTGCACTACCTGCTTTTCACACGCAGAAATGCACACTGCCCCAGCGTCTTCAGCCAGGACTCCCTCaacagcacacgcacactcttCAACCCTTTTCTGCCGACCAAAGTCATTGTCCATGgatacag GGCTCTGGGGACCAAGCCGTCGTGGGTGAGTGTGCTGGCGCGAGCGCTGCTGGGTGTCCAGGATGTGaacgtggtggtggtggactggGTGTACGGAGCCTCCTTCGCCTACAACCTGGTAGTAGAAAACTACAAGGAGGTGGCGGTACGAATCTCTGTCCTCATCAACCAGCTTCAG AATCATGGATGCAAACTGGAATCCTTGCATTTTATTGGTGTTAGTCTGGGAGCACACGTAGCAGGGTTCGTAGGAACCTTGTTCGAGGGGAAGCTGGGAAGAATCACAG GTCTGGATCCAGCTGGCCCAATGTTTAAGGGAGCAGACACCTTTGACCGCCTTGACCCCTCAGATGCACTGTTTGTGGATGCCATCCATACAGACTCTGACT ACTTTGGTATCTCCATCCCAGTTGGCCATATCGACTTCTTCTTAAATGGCGGGATGGACCAAGCTGGGTGCGCTCGGTCCAGGTTTGCTTCAA TTCTTGTGTATTTCCCAGTGTATGGCTATGTGATATGTGACCACATGAGGGCGCTGCACGTCTACATAAGTGCCCTTAATGGCTCGTGCCCATTGATCGGCATTCCCTGCTCAAGTTATGAAGACTTCCTCAAAGGCCAATGTGTGGACTGCAAGGGTGTCCTTAATGGCACCTGCCCACAAATAG GGTTATCAGACAACAGTGGGATaacagtctctcctcctcccagagaACAAAGACTTTTCCTCCTCACAATGGCAGCCCCCCCTTTCTGTG cACACCACATCCTGGTGGAGTTGGAGGTGTCTCCCCTGGACAAGAGTGCTGAGGTGGAGGTGGTTCTTGGCACTCAGGGTCTGCCTCTGACAGAGCAGAGACTCAGATT agagaCAGGCCGTACTGTGTACAGGAGAGTGGTAGCCCACCCCTTGCCTCTGTGTGAGATCGACTCCATCCTTCTGAAGAACACGGGTGCTCGGTTCTACAGACAGGGAGATATCCACTTTGTGTCCGTGTGCTTGTCGGAGATTCCCTACCTCAG GAAGGAGGAGCCGGTGTGCGTGAAGAACGTTGCTGTACGCCGTGGAGTTCCGTGGGCCCATGACttggtgcaggtgtgtgggaGCACCTGA